The following proteins are co-located in the Nocardioides piscis genome:
- a CDS encoding sulfurtransferase codes for MGADALERVAVVVDARAPERFRGEAEPVDPVAGHVPGAVNVDTARNLDNHGHFRGAAELRELYAGVGATEGADVAAYCGSGVTATHDILAMEVAGIHSALFASSWSGWVADPEHPVERG; via the coding sequence GTGGGCGCCGACGCCTTGGAGCGCGTCGCCGTCGTCGTCGACGCGCGAGCCCCCGAGCGCTTCCGGGGGGAGGCCGAGCCGGTCGACCCGGTGGCAGGGCACGTGCCGGGTGCCGTGAACGTCGACACCGCGCGCAACCTCGACAACCACGGACACTTCCGCGGGGCGGCAGAGCTGCGCGAGCTCTATGCGGGCGTCGGCGCGACCGAGGGCGCTGACGTCGCGGCCTACTGCGGGTCGGGGGTGACCGCGACCCACGACATCCTGGCCATGGAGGTCGCGGGGATCCACTCAGCCCTGTTCGCGTCGAGCTGGAGCGGCTGGGTGGCCGACCCGGAGCACCCCGTCGAGCGAGGGTGA
- a CDS encoding thymidine kinase, with amino-acid sequence MCPRIQSSPVTPSPPVAELHFFTGTMDSGKSTLALQTNHNHAARGRVGRIFTSRDRSGAAVVSSRLGLTHEAREVDPDFDFWRDIVTTLTAGGRVDYLICDEAQFYTREQIDQLAKVADELQIDVFAFGILTDFRSHLFPGSARLVELADRMNVLQVEALCWCGKRATHNARTEDGIMVTEGDVVVVGDVESEASADTSAEPAHVAYEVLCRQHHRRRLTAARAKAVSLAPEPLPFG; translated from the coding sequence ATGTGTCCACGGATCCAATCTAGTCCTGTGACACCATCTCCTCCCGTGGCTGAACTGCACTTCTTCACCGGGACGATGGACAGCGGCAAGTCGACCCTCGCGCTGCAGACCAACCACAACCATGCGGCCCGCGGTCGGGTGGGGAGGATCTTCACGAGTCGCGACCGCTCGGGCGCCGCCGTCGTCTCCAGTCGCCTCGGCCTGACCCACGAGGCGCGCGAGGTCGACCCCGACTTCGACTTCTGGCGCGACATCGTCACCACCCTCACCGCCGGCGGTCGCGTCGACTACCTGATCTGCGACGAGGCCCAGTTCTACACCCGCGAGCAGATCGACCAGCTCGCCAAGGTCGCCGACGAGCTCCAGATCGACGTCTTCGCCTTCGGCATCCTCACTGACTTCCGCTCCCACCTCTTCCCCGGCAGCGCGCGGCTCGTCGAGCTCGCCGACCGGATGAACGTCCTGCAGGTCGAGGCGCTCTGCTGGTGCGGCAAGCGCGCCACCCACAACGCCCGGACCGAGGACGGGATCATGGTCACCGAGGGCGATGTCGTCGTGGTCGGGGACGTCGAGTCCGAGGCTTCTGCCGACACCTCTGCCGAGCCCGCCCACGTGGCCTACGAGGTGCTCTGCCGCCAGCACCACCGCCGGCGACTCACCGCCGCCCGGGCCAAGGCCGTCTCCCTGGCGCCCGAGCCGCTGCCCTTCGGCTGA
- a CDS encoding alkaline phosphatase family protein: MSELLLPAYGERSLGDVVPAVARGLGLDPSVAGQPPSDLVLPDAPAYVVFLIDGLGAELLRRYAHAAPYLTSLMRGATIGTSGVPSTTATSLTSLGTGLVPGAHGLIGYTARMPGTDKLINHLKWDASIDPHVWQPHPTAFARLTRAGVNVTVVNKRSFEGSGLTRAAHRGAEFVGADLVGERIAAMVTAGRHAPSLTYVYDSDLDWTGHRFGVASTQWLQQLAMVDAEAEQMREALAPSVRFVIVADHGMVDSALSSRVDVDEVPELRDGVDLLGGEARFRHLYCAPGAVDSVVSTWSETLGSRALVVTRDDAVARGWFGEVADSVLPRVGDVMVACRGDAAVVSSVDFSYETQLIGMHGSLTPDEMLIPILVD; this comes from the coding sequence GTGAGCGAGCTCCTGCTCCCGGCCTACGGAGAGCGCTCGCTGGGTGACGTCGTGCCCGCGGTCGCACGCGGCCTGGGCCTCGACCCCTCGGTCGCCGGGCAGCCACCGTCGGACCTGGTGCTGCCCGACGCGCCCGCCTACGTGGTCTTCCTGATCGACGGGCTGGGGGCCGAGCTCCTGCGCCGCTACGCGCACGCAGCGCCATACCTCACCTCGTTGATGAGGGGTGCCACGATCGGTACGTCGGGTGTCCCCTCGACCACCGCCACCAGCCTCACCTCGCTGGGCACCGGCCTGGTGCCGGGGGCGCACGGGCTGATCGGCTACACGGCGCGGATGCCCGGCACCGACAAGCTGATCAACCACCTGAAGTGGGACGCCTCGATCGACCCGCACGTGTGGCAGCCGCACCCGACGGCCTTCGCCCGGCTCACGAGGGCGGGAGTCAACGTCACGGTCGTGAACAAGCGCTCCTTCGAGGGCTCGGGGCTGACCAGGGCCGCGCACCGCGGGGCTGAGTTCGTCGGCGCAGACCTCGTCGGTGAACGCATCGCTGCCATGGTCACAGCCGGCCGGCACGCGCCGTCGCTGACCTATGTCTATGACTCCGACCTCGACTGGACAGGCCACAGGTTCGGCGTCGCCTCGACCCAGTGGCTCCAGCAGCTGGCGATGGTCGATGCCGAGGCGGAGCAGATGCGCGAGGCGCTGGCTCCGTCGGTGAGGTTCGTGATCGTGGCCGACCACGGCATGGTCGACTCAGCGCTCTCGTCCCGGGTCGACGTCGACGAGGTGCCCGAGCTCCGCGACGGCGTCGACCTGTTGGGTGGCGAAGCGCGCTTCCGCCACCTCTACTGCGCCCCCGGTGCGGTCGACAGCGTCGTGTCGACCTGGAGCGAGACCCTGGGATCGCGTGCCCTCGTCGTCACCCGCGACGACGCCGTCGCGCGCGGGTGGTTCGGCGAGGTGGCGGACAGCGTGCTGCCGCGGGTGGGGGACGTGATGGTCGCGTGTCGTGGCGACGCTGCTGTCGTGTCGAGCGTCGACTTCTCCTATGAGACGCAGCTGATCGGGATGCACGGGTCGCTCACGCCGGACGAGATGCTGATCCCCATCCTGGTTGACTGA
- a CDS encoding sulfurtransferase, with product MDTSPLITVEDLRQDHADLTILDVRYRLGGPPGREEFTTGHVPGASYVDLDTALASSPGDPVDERGRHPLPEPADFIAAMQAVGVGLERPVVVYDDWGGRAAARAWWLLRHYGHRSVRVLDGGWPAWLAAGERSRPATSSPSAATSTAARARCGWWAPTPWSASPSSSTREPPSASGGRPSRSTRWQGTCRVP from the coding sequence GTGGACACATCACCGCTGATCACCGTCGAGGACCTGCGGCAGGACCACGCGGACCTGACGATCCTCGACGTCCGCTACCGCCTGGGCGGGCCCCCGGGTCGCGAGGAGTTCACGACAGGTCACGTCCCCGGGGCGTCGTACGTCGATCTCGACACCGCCCTGGCAAGCAGCCCCGGCGATCCGGTGGACGAGCGCGGACGACACCCACTCCCCGAGCCGGCCGACTTCATCGCGGCCATGCAGGCGGTCGGCGTGGGGCTGGAGCGCCCGGTCGTGGTCTACGACGACTGGGGTGGCCGGGCGGCAGCGCGGGCTTGGTGGCTCCTACGGCACTACGGCCACCGGTCGGTGCGCGTCCTCGACGGGGGCTGGCCGGCCTGGTTGGCTGCGGGGGAGAGGTCGAGACCGGCGACGTCGTCCCCGAGCGCGGCGACTTCCACGGCAGCCCGGGCTCGATGCGGCTGGTGGGCGCCGACGCCTTGGAGCGCGTCGCCGTCGTCGTCGACGCGCGAGCCCCCGAGCGCTTCCGGGGGGAGGCCGAGCCGGTCGACCCGGTGGCAGGGCACGTGCCGGGTGCCGTGA
- a CDS encoding DUF5998 family protein: protein MRSKTSETGPAVELRRAIEHTGYYPEIVSDGVFAALGGEELVAYYLHHEPTFDRDEVRRHLTVAVLTPTRLVLAHTDEHAGDDLLPDPYTSTSTEAVSLSGVRSVVVTRMITNPTSGPSTPAEAVLTVGWGGVGRIDLEPAGCSDPNCDADHGYTGVIAGDDFSLRVSAAADGGEAVGRLLGFAEALSARTRGA from the coding sequence ATGCGCAGCAAGACGTCCGAGACCGGTCCCGCAGTGGAGCTCCGGCGAGCCATCGAGCACACCGGCTACTACCCCGAGATCGTCTCGGACGGGGTCTTCGCCGCCCTGGGGGGCGAGGAGCTGGTGGCGTACTACCTCCACCACGAGCCCACCTTCGACCGCGACGAGGTGCGTCGCCACCTCACGGTGGCCGTGCTGACCCCCACCCGGCTGGTGCTGGCCCACACCGACGAGCACGCCGGGGACGACCTGCTGCCCGACCCCTACACGTCGACCTCGACCGAGGCGGTGTCGCTCTCGGGAGTCCGCTCGGTCGTCGTCACCCGGATGATCACCAACCCCACTTCCGGGCCCTCGACCCCAGCGGAGGCCGTGCTGACCGTCGGCTGGGGCGGGGTCGGGCGCATCGACCTGGAGCCGGCCGGCTGCTCGGACCCCAACTGCGACGCTGACCACGGCTACACCGGGGTCATCGCCGGCGACGACTTCTCGCTGCGCGTCTCTGCCGCGGCCGACGGAGGAGAGGCGGTCGGGCGACTCCTCGGCTTCGCCGAGGCCCTGTCCGCCCGGACCCGGGGCGCGTGA
- a CDS encoding response regulator transcription factor, giving the protein MNPETSHRVLLVDDAEEIRFLLRLAMDARTGLTVVGEAADGVEAVQRASELKPDLVMLDLAMPRMDGLEALPLIRAAVPDVRVIVLSGFDQGTMADKALEAGADRYVAKGGSIRELLDLVEELLAPRPLISGPNPT; this is encoded by the coding sequence ATGAACCCGGAGACCTCACATCGTGTCCTGCTCGTCGATGATGCCGAGGAGATCCGCTTCCTGTTGCGTCTGGCCATGGATGCGCGCACTGGACTGACCGTCGTGGGGGAGGCAGCGGACGGAGTAGAAGCGGTGCAACGTGCGTCCGAGCTGAAACCAGACCTGGTCATGCTCGACCTCGCGATGCCACGCATGGACGGCCTCGAGGCGCTCCCCCTGATCCGCGCCGCAGTCCCCGACGTCCGAGTGATCGTGCTCTCCGGTTTCGACCAGGGCACGATGGCGGACAAGGCCCTCGAGGCTGGAGCAGATCGCTACGTCGCCAAGGGCGGTTCGATCCGGGAGCTCCTCGATCTGGTCGAGGAGCTCCTTGCACCCCGCCCCTTGATCTCTGGCCCGAACCCGACCTGA
- a CDS encoding PAS domain-containing protein, giving the protein MNFPSRTGRLLGLAQALVEQAAPDVVAGALQVLLEVTHADAALVLTPTHEGLRLSARAGSSLDTDALPQIATDSKDGALLDRHPVPPTWHREGIEDLATHRLPGEAGVLMLAWGTGRAEPGDLDHTLTTLDALVARAQAQEELADLVTRVASAQQLANMGDYDWHIASDTNTWSDQLFRIYGHEPQSFEPTYEKFISLIHPGDRDRISALHQNAYATGEPYQMIERIVRPDGEVRFLSSNGEVIMDGSSQPVRMRGTCIDITDQVRTTQARERIAARFEGLVNSAPDAIVVLDEDQRVTEANPRAHELLGGDPRGHDIHEIMPSWPHGGTTGVHAPGLDGRQLTLDLVTVLVTPDDGDATGENLVAVFLRDAEPRLEREALAAHFAEAQLKRRQALEINDNVVQGLVAALYALEQGQVENSADYLAETLAAARTMMDDLLEPLGGEGIRPGDLVRSAPALIGAERRTAAGGQEN; this is encoded by the coding sequence ATGAATTTCCCGAGCCGGACGGGGCGTCTTCTCGGGCTGGCCCAGGCCCTGGTCGAGCAGGCCGCACCCGATGTCGTGGCAGGCGCCCTCCAGGTGCTGCTCGAGGTCACCCACGCAGATGCTGCGCTGGTTCTCACGCCCACCCATGAGGGACTTCGTCTCTCGGCGCGTGCCGGGTCGAGCCTGGACACCGACGCGCTGCCCCAGATCGCCACGGACAGCAAGGACGGCGCCCTGCTGGACCGCCACCCCGTTCCGCCGACCTGGCACAGGGAGGGGATCGAGGACCTTGCGACCCACCGCCTGCCCGGTGAGGCCGGCGTGCTCATGCTTGCGTGGGGGACCGGCCGGGCCGAACCCGGGGATCTGGACCACACCCTGACCACGTTGGATGCGCTTGTAGCCCGCGCTCAGGCACAGGAGGAGCTCGCAGATCTCGTCACCCGGGTGGCCAGCGCCCAGCAGCTGGCCAACATGGGCGACTACGACTGGCACATCGCCTCGGACACCAACACGTGGTCCGACCAGCTGTTCCGCATCTATGGCCACGAACCGCAGTCGTTCGAGCCGACGTATGAGAAGTTCATCTCGCTGATCCACCCTGGCGACCGCGACCGGATCAGCGCCCTGCACCAGAACGCCTATGCAACTGGCGAGCCCTACCAGATGATCGAGCGGATCGTGCGCCCAGACGGCGAGGTCCGGTTCCTCTCCTCGAACGGCGAGGTCATCATGGACGGCAGCTCGCAGCCGGTCCGGATGCGCGGGACCTGCATCGACATCACCGACCAGGTACGGACAACTCAAGCGCGCGAACGGATCGCAGCCCGCTTCGAGGGCCTGGTCAACTCCGCGCCCGATGCGATCGTCGTCCTCGACGAGGATCAGCGGGTCACCGAGGCAAACCCGCGCGCTCACGAGCTCCTCGGCGGCGACCCCCGGGGCCACGACATCCACGAGATCATGCCGAGCTGGCCGCACGGCGGAACGACCGGGGTCCACGCCCCAGGCCTCGACGGTCGCCAGCTGACCCTCGACCTGGTCACCGTCCTGGTCACGCCTGACGACGGCGATGCCACGGGAGAGAACCTCGTGGCCGTGTTCCTGCGAGACGCCGAGCCACGGCTCGAACGCGAAGCGCTCGCGGCCCACTTCGCCGAAGCCCAGCTGAAACGGCGCCAGGCACTGGAGATCAACGACAACGTGGTCCAGGGCCTGGTGGCCGCGCTGTACGCACTCGAACAGGGACAGGTCGAGAACTCCGCGGACTATCTCGCGGAAACCCTCGCAGCCGCTCGCACGATGATGGACGACCTGCTCGAACCGCTCGGCGGTGAGGGGATCAGACCCGGCGACCTCGTCCGCAGCGCACCAGCCCTGATAGGTGCCGAACGGCGCACAGCTGCTGGCGGACAGGAGAACTGA